One Elusimicrobiaceae bacterium genomic window, ACCCGAAAAACGCGCTGGTGGATATCACCAACTACGTCCTTTACGAAACCGGCCATCCGCTCCACGCTTTTGATTTTGACAAACTGGCGGGCGGCGAACTCGCCGTGCGGCGCGCCAGACCCGGCGAGCGGCTTAATACGCTCGACGGGCGCGACGTGCCGCTTGACCCCGGCTGTCTCGTTATAGCCGACGCGGAGAAACCCGCCGCGCTGGCCGGCATCATGGGCGGGACGGAAACCGCAGTATCGGAAGAAACGCATAATATTGTTCTGGAATCGGCCTATTTCCATCCGCCGGTAATTCATATAACCGCGCGAAAATACGGGTTCCGGTCGGAATCTTCATACCGGTTCGAACGCTCGACGGATATTGAAAACGCCGTCTACGCGTCGGACCGCGCCACGGAACTTATTCTCGCATGCTGTTCGACACCGGAAACGGTGGTGTCGGAACTGGGCGACAGCTATCCCAAACCTTACGCCGGCGCGGAAGTGGGCGTCACGCCGCGCATGATCAACGATATCCTCGGCACGGAAATTGCCGACGAGGAAATCCTGCGCATTCTGCGGGCGCTTTCACCGGATATGGACACCAGCGTCACTCCGTGGATTTTCAAGGCGCCCTCGCACCGGCGCGACATCTCGCTGCCGTGCGATCTGGCGGAAGAAGTCGCCATGTACGCGGGGTACGACCGCATTCCCGTCGCGCCGCGGCCCGCCACCGTCACGATCACCGAAATTCCCGCGCAGCAGCGGCTCGCCAGCCGGTATAAGGACAAGCTGGCCGCGCTTGGCTTTTACGAAGTTTACAATTATGATTTTCTATCGGGCGCGGAACTGGCGGGCTTCGGGCTGGAGCCGGGACAGCAGCCGGAACTCGAAAATCCCCTGTCGCTCGACTGGCAGTACCTGCGCCCGTCGCTGCTGCCGGGCATAGCGCGCGCGGCAGCCTACAACGCGCGCCACAGCGCGCAGGCGGCAAACCTGTTTGAAACGGGCAAGGTATACGCAAAAACCCCGGGCAGGCCGGCTGAGAAACTTCATCTGGCGGCGTTGCTTTGCGGCACCTGGCCGCAGGGCGCGTTCTGGCGCGGCGGTGAAATAAAACCGCTGGATTTCTTTCATGTGAAAGGCATTGTTTCAAGCCTGCTTTCGGGTTTTGAGCAGGTGGATTTTTCGCCGGACGCCAGCCCGCCGGACTATATGCACCCGGGAATCTGCGCCGGCATAAAAGTAAACGGCAAGCCTGCAGGGCGGGCGGGCAGGCTTCACCCGTCGTCGCTGCGCGCGGCGGGCCTTAAAACCGGCAGCGCATGGAGCTTCGAGCTCGATCTGGACACGCTCGCCAAATGCGGCGCGGCCTCCGTAAAGGTAAAACCCGTGGCGGAATTTCCGAGCGCGTGGCGCGACATTTCCGTCGTGATTGACAAGACCGCCCCGTACTCCCGAATTGAAAAAACCGTGCGCGACGCGGCGGGCGAACACCTCCAGTCCGTAACGCTGCACGATGTTTACAACGGCGAAAACATACCGGCCGGCAGCCAGAGCGTTACTTTGCGGCTTGTATACTTCTCGCCGGAACGCACGCTGCGCGACAGCGAAGTGGAAACCTCGTTCAACGCCGTTATCGCCGCGCTGGGCTCCAAACTCAACGCGCGGCTGCGGAGCTAGATGAACACCACAAAATTCGACATTCTGGAGAAACTGGTGGCCCAGAGCGCCGCCCGGATCAGGCAGCTGGAGCGGGAGAATGAACTTCTGGCGCTGCAGGCGGACGGCCTGAATACCGAGCTGAAGAAATTCCAGAATTCGCAATCTGAAGTGCGGCGTCTGAACTCCGCGCGCGAAACAATGAAACGGAAGCTGGCGAAACTCGCCGGCCGGCTCGAAGCGGCGATCAGCGAGCAGGAGAATTCGCTCCGCACGGCCTACGGCCTGAACGGGCGGGACAGCCTCTGCGCCGGCGAACCTCCGGCGGAACCGGTCATCGCGCAGCCGCCGGATGCCGGCCCGGAGCAGCCGCCGCGGGA contains:
- the pheT gene encoding phenylalanine--tRNA ligase subunit beta, producing the protein MRLLQSWLSDFIDIDLTPDELAGKFTLLGIEVEAMEKTGACFTGVRVAEILKIDKHPNADKLSLVLVNTGAGEQTVVCGAKNIAVGQKIPLAGVGAKLPDGELKKTSIRGVESCGMICSAGELQVAESGPAHEHGIMVLDAGLAPGADVAALFGEPDCVFELKITPNRPELLSVLGIARELAVQLDKPLKKPAAPKIEGTVPPIPVRLEDPESCPRYTARVLKNLENRASPDWMQKRLKALDSNPKNALVDITNYVLYETGHPLHAFDFDKLAGGELAVRRARPGERLNTLDGRDVPLDPGCLVIADAEKPAALAGIMGGTETAVSEETHNIVLESAYFHPPVIHITARKYGFRSESSYRFERSTDIENAVYASDRATELILACCSTPETVVSELGDSYPKPYAGAEVGVTPRMINDILGTEIADEEILRILRALSPDMDTSVTPWIFKAPSHRRDISLPCDLAEEVAMYAGYDRIPVAPRPATVTITEIPAQQRLASRYKDKLAALGFYEVYNYDFLSGAELAGFGLEPGQQPELENPLSLDWQYLRPSLLPGIARAAAYNARHSAQAANLFETGKVYAKTPGRPAEKLHLAALLCGTWPQGAFWRGGEIKPLDFFHVKGIVSSLLSGFEQVDFSPDASPPDYMHPGICAGIKVNGKPAGRAGRLHPSSLRAAGLKTGSAWSFELDLDTLAKCGAASVKVKPVAEFPSAWRDISVVIDKTAPYSRIEKTVRDAAGEHLQSVTLHDVYNGENIPAGSQSVTLRLVYFSPERTLRDSEVETSFNAVIAALGSKLNARLRS